A genomic segment from Perognathus longimembris pacificus isolate PPM17 chromosome 15, ASM2315922v1, whole genome shotgun sequence encodes:
- the Adcyap1 gene encoding pituitary adenylate cyclase-activating polypeptide, with protein MTMCSGARLALLVYGIIMHSSVYCSPAAAGLRFPGIRPEDEAYDEDGSPLLHWNDAEPPGAGSPASALHEAYAQLHPAGRRDVAHGILNQAYRKVLDQLSARKYLQSLVAPGVGGSLGGGALDDAEPLSKRHSDGIFTDSYSRYRKQMAVKKYLAAVLGKRYKQRVKNKGRRIPYL; from the exons ATGACCATGTGCAGCGGAGCCAGGCTGGCCCTGCTGGTCTACGGGATAATCATGCACAGCAGCGTCTACTGCTCACCTGCCGCTGCCGGACTCCGTTTCCCCGGGATCAG GCCCGAGGACGAGGCTTACGACGAGGACGGCAGCCCGCTGCTGCACTGGAACGACGCGGAGCCGCCTGGCGCCGGGAGCCCCGCCTCCGCGCTGCACGAAGCCTACGCCCAGCTCCACCCCGCCGGCCGCAG AGATGTCGCCCACGGGATCCTTAACCAGGCCTACCGCAAAGTGCTCGACCAGCTGTCCGCCAGGAAGTACCTGCAGTCCCTCGTGGCCCCGGGTGTGGG CGGGAGCCTGGGCGGCGGCGCGCTCGACGACGCGGAGCCGCTCTCCAAACGCCACTCGGACGGAATCTTCACGGACAGCTACAGCCGCTACCGGAAACAAATGGCTGTCAAGAAATACTTAGCGGCCGTCCTAGGGAAAAGGTATAAACAAAGGGTTAAAAACAAAGGACGGCGCATACCGTACTTGTAG